One stretch of Prunus persica cultivar Lovell chromosome G1, Prunus_persica_NCBIv2, whole genome shotgun sequence DNA includes these proteins:
- the LOC18788129 gene encoding probable 2-oxoglutarate-dependent dioxygenase AOP1.2, producing MKGLQAHTDKQFSTILCDDQVSGLEFETKDGQWNKLSLSPSSFIFFVGDPLMAWSNGRMHPVKHRVMMSGEKDRYSLGAFAVPVEGTIIKTPKELVDEEYPQILKEFDHMDFTKLSYSEEGRAIDSARQVFVFAGICTLRTTSWIF from the exons ATGAAAGGGCTCCAAGCTCACACGGACAAACAATTCAGCACAATACTTTGTGATGATCAAGTTTCTGGGCTTGAATTTGAAACCAAGGATGGACAATGGAACAAGTTATCTCTATCTCCTAGctccttcatcttctttgttgGAGATCCTCTTATG GCATGGAGTAATGGCAGAATGCATCCCGTGAAGCATCGTGTGATGATGTCTGGAGAAAAAGATCGATACTCTCTAGGAGCATTTGCAGTTCCAGTTGAGGGTACCATCATCAAGACACCAAAGGAGTTAGTTGATGAAGAATATCCTCAAATTCTCAAAGAATTTGACCACATGGATTTTACCAAGTTGTCCTATTCAGAGGAAGGAAGGGCCATAGACTCAGCAAGGCAAGTTTTTGTGTTTGCTGGAATTTGCACTTTGAGAACAACTTCATGGATCTTTTGA